One Streptomyces sp. ML-6 genomic region harbors:
- a CDS encoding MASE1 domain-containing protein produces the protein MIRSERTGRAAAAALRNLAVAAAYYAAGGLGLIQEVSVHGAVVTPLWPPTGIALGALLCLGPGVWPGIALGSLLVVATLSGSVTPSTFAVVAGNTLAPLCSYLMLRRAGFRRELDRLRDGVVLVFLGALGGMVISATVGTGMLVLDGKLPLDGFWPVWAAWWAGDAMGVLVVAPLLLVLRRARMPRATDRWIEAGALLAVSAAVALPATRGSLALIYLVFPLLIWAALRFQLAGSAPCAFLVSVLAAVAAAEGVGPFAGRSILHVMVDLTVFNGSVALTALLLAAVVTEQNNVRSRIERACEELAEVVEHLAPGRGTAAWPPRSGNKLDHH, from the coding sequence GTGATCCGCAGCGAGAGAACCGGACGTGCGGCCGCGGCCGCCCTGCGCAACCTGGCCGTCGCCGCTGCCTACTACGCGGCCGGAGGGCTCGGCCTGATCCAGGAGGTGTCCGTCCACGGCGCGGTCGTCACCCCGCTGTGGCCGCCGACCGGCATCGCGCTGGGCGCCCTGCTCTGCCTGGGACCGGGGGTCTGGCCCGGCATCGCCCTGGGCTCGCTCCTCGTGGTCGCCACGCTCAGCGGCTCGGTCACGCCCTCCACCTTCGCCGTCGTGGCGGGCAACACCCTGGCCCCCCTCTGTTCGTACCTCATGCTGCGCAGGGCCGGTTTCCGCAGGGAGCTGGACCGGCTGCGCGACGGTGTGGTGCTCGTCTTCCTCGGCGCACTGGGCGGAATGGTCATCAGCGCGACCGTGGGCACGGGCATGCTGGTGCTGGACGGCAAACTGCCCCTGGACGGGTTCTGGCCGGTCTGGGCGGCGTGGTGGGCGGGTGACGCGATGGGCGTCCTGGTGGTCGCTCCCCTGCTGCTCGTGCTGCGCAGGGCGCGGATGCCGCGGGCCACCGACCGGTGGATCGAGGCGGGCGCGCTGCTGGCCGTCTCCGCCGCGGTGGCGCTGCCGGCGACCAGGGGCTCGCTGGCGCTGATCTATCTGGTGTTCCCGCTGCTCATCTGGGCGGCCCTGCGCTTCCAGCTGGCGGGCAGCGCGCCCTGCGCCTTCCTGGTGTCGGTCCTGGCCGCCGTGGCGGCCGCGGAGGGAGTGGGCCCGTTCGCGGGCCGGAGCATCCTGCACGTGATGGTCGACCTCACCGTGTTCAACGGTTCCGTGGCCCTGACCGCGCTCCTGCTCGCGGCGGTGGTGACCGAGCAGAACAACGTCCGGTCCAGGATCGAGCGGGCCTGCGAGGAACTGGCCGAGGTGGTCGAGCATCTGGCGCCGGGACGGGGCACGGCAGCCTGGCCGCCCCGGTCCGGGAACAAGCTCGACCACCACTGA
- a CDS encoding GDP-L-fucose synthase, which produces MTTDFPGSPQESVHPLLLRSGARVFVAGHRGLVGSAVVRRLAAEGYEVITRDRDRLDLRDAARTGAFLRGTRPDAVVLAAARVGGIMANSTYPVQFLEDNLHIQLSVVAGAHAAGVERLLFLGSSCIYPRLAPQPIPESALLTGPLEPTNEAYALAKIAGVVQTRSYRRQYGASYISAMPTNLYGPGDNFAPETSHVLPALIRRFHEARRDGSPEVTLWGSGSPRREFLHVDDLAAACLLLLERYDGDEPVNIGCGEDLTIRELASVVREVTGYPGKIGWDPTKPDGTPRKLLDVSRLTALGFAPRIGLRDGISGTYAWWLEQQDARG; this is translated from the coding sequence GGTCCGGCGCCCGCGTGTTCGTCGCGGGGCACCGGGGTCTGGTCGGCTCGGCGGTGGTGCGCCGCCTCGCCGCCGAGGGGTACGAGGTGATCACCCGCGACCGTGACCGCCTCGATCTGCGCGACGCCGCGCGCACCGGGGCCTTCCTGCGCGGGACCCGTCCGGACGCCGTGGTGCTGGCCGCCGCCAGGGTCGGCGGGATCATGGCCAACAGCACGTACCCGGTGCAGTTCCTGGAGGACAACCTGCACATCCAGCTGAGCGTCGTGGCCGGGGCGCACGCGGCCGGTGTCGAACGGCTGCTCTTCCTCGGCTCGTCCTGCATCTACCCCCGGCTCGCCCCGCAGCCGATCCCCGAAAGCGCCCTGCTCACCGGTCCGTTGGAGCCGACCAACGAGGCGTACGCGCTGGCCAAGATCGCCGGAGTCGTGCAGACCCGGTCCTACCGGCGGCAGTACGGCGCCTCGTACATCAGCGCCATGCCCACCAACCTCTACGGCCCGGGCGACAACTTCGCCCCGGAGACCTCGCACGTCCTGCCCGCACTGATCCGCCGCTTCCACGAGGCGCGCCGGGACGGTTCGCCCGAGGTCACGCTCTGGGGCTCCGGGAGCCCCCGCCGCGAATTCCTGCACGTGGACGACCTGGCCGCCGCGTGCCTCCTGCTGCTGGAGCGCTACGACGGCGACGAACCGGTCAACATCGGCTGCGGCGAGGACTTGACGATCCGCGAACTCGCCTCTGTGGTACGGGAGGTGACGGGCTATCCAGGAAAAATCGGGTGGGATCCGACGAAGCCCGACGGCACCCCGCGCAAGCTGTTGGACGTCTCCCGGCTCACCGCGCTCGGCTTCGCACCGCGGATCGGGTTGCGCGACGGCATCTCCGGCACCTACGCGTGGTGGCTGGAACAGCAGGACGCGCGGGGCTGA
- a CDS encoding exopolysaccharide biosynthesis polyprenyl glycosylphosphotransferase gives MGHVELPDSDRSGLVGLVGTPRPRSVPNRPRGNGLDELWRAPVVPHDPCGPASAKRRAVRFLPVVVGAELLGLGVPAWFVLWTDGQPRSVFAAVAATLVWGVVRAVRGRYAQRPPKMSGAAGDWLLLLGALAVLRTVTGGSADPATAVVALLPGLLVGVAAQAARRLPWPGRRKRAVRRVLVVGEAAGVDRVVRSFASRAGHPYSVVAAIPVGDAPLECGVPVPGRLAPAPADDDVSTVLGGAFAQEADLALVVPGPQLSEDRLRRLFWGLHDGGLSLSVLSELSGVAAGRVRPVAAAGLTLLHVAPPLRRGPQPFLKAVVDRAGAALGLLVLAPLLLLIGAAVRLASDGPVFHRQTRQGRHNRPFTMWKFRTMVVDAEHHKAQLAAANEIDGPMFKMRRDPRVTRIGRLLRRTSLDELPQLLNVLRGDMSLVGPRPPLPEEVSRYDERELRRLAVKPGLTGLWQVSGRSDLSWQETVSLDLWYVDNWSVATDMGLMARTLRAVADGRGAY, from the coding sequence ATGGGGCATGTCGAGCTACCCGATTCGGACCGATCGGGACTCGTGGGGCTGGTGGGGACACCGCGCCCCCGCTCCGTTCCGAATCGGCCTCGCGGCAACGGACTTGACGAGTTGTGGAGGGCACCGGTCGTACCGCACGATCCTTGCGGACCGGCCTCGGCGAAGCGGAGAGCGGTCCGCTTCCTGCCGGTCGTCGTCGGCGCCGAACTGCTGGGGCTCGGGGTTCCGGCGTGGTTCGTCCTGTGGACCGACGGGCAGCCGCGCAGTGTGTTCGCCGCCGTCGCGGCCACCCTGGTGTGGGGCGTCGTACGGGCCGTGCGCGGCCGGTACGCGCAACGGCCGCCGAAGATGTCCGGTGCGGCCGGCGACTGGCTGCTGCTCCTGGGCGCGCTCGCCGTGCTGCGCACCGTGACCGGTGGTTCGGCCGATCCCGCGACGGCCGTCGTGGCCCTGCTGCCCGGCCTGCTGGTGGGGGTGGCGGCGCAGGCGGCGCGGCGGCTGCCGTGGCCGGGGCGCCGGAAGCGGGCGGTCCGGCGGGTACTGGTCGTCGGGGAGGCCGCCGGGGTGGACCGGGTCGTCCGCTCGTTCGCGTCCCGCGCGGGTCATCCGTACTCGGTCGTGGCCGCGATACCGGTGGGCGACGCGCCGCTGGAGTGCGGGGTGCCGGTACCGGGCCGGCTCGCACCGGCACCGGCCGACGACGACGTGTCCACGGTGCTGGGCGGGGCCTTCGCCCAGGAGGCCGACCTGGCGCTGGTGGTGCCGGGGCCGCAGCTCTCCGAGGACCGGCTGCGCCGGCTCTTCTGGGGCCTGCACGACGGCGGGCTCTCGCTGTCCGTGCTGTCGGAGCTCTCCGGCGTCGCGGCCGGCCGGGTCCGGCCCGTCGCCGCGGCCGGGCTCACCCTGCTGCATGTCGCACCGCCCCTGCGCCGGGGGCCGCAACCGTTCCTCAAGGCCGTCGTGGACCGCGCCGGCGCCGCCCTCGGCCTGCTGGTCCTGGCCCCCCTGCTGCTGCTGATCGGGGCGGCGGTGCGGCTCGCCTCCGACGGGCCGGTCTTCCACCGCCAGACCCGGCAGGGCCGGCACAACCGGCCGTTCACGATGTGGAAGTTCCGCACCATGGTGGTGGACGCCGAACACCACAAGGCACAACTGGCCGCGGCGAACGAGATCGACGGCCCGATGTTCAAGATGCGCCGCGACCCCCGGGTGACCCGGATCGGGCGCCTGTTGCGCCGGACCTCCCTCGACGAATTACCGCAACTGCTCAACGTGTTGCGCGGCGACATGTCACTGGTCGGCCCGCGGCCCCCGCTCCCGGAGGAGGTCTCCCGCTACGACGAGCGCGAGTTGCGGCGGCTCGCGGTGAAACCCGGGCTGACCGGCCTGTGGCAGGTCAGCGGCCGTTCGGACCTGTCCTGGCAGGAGACGGTCTCGCTCGACCTGTGGTACGTCGACAACTGGTCGGTGGCCACGGACATGGGGCTCATGGCCCGTACGCTGCGCGCCGTCGCCGACGGCCGCGGAGCGTACTGA
- a CDS encoding PHP domain-containing protein — translation MYRPVPEWADPQVPAESLDPQGLSRRGLMRRAGLFGAAFAAASLPLPALANGRGNRPHGNGNGQGNGNGNGNGGGNGQAPNLVYLVGDHHNHSVYSHDAKYTFSQLASAGQKFGLDWMVFTEHSNIGHAERGAALEHREILRARAENKRMLIFQGLEWYIPGAEHCTVFSPPGRHEVDLLTRFEEAFDGKLLGYTAGAPTHPDTPRNEAHAIKALKWLAEQRRTRYVDDVLVLANHPMRLGIDSPHEMRGWRDAAPEIMIGMEGAPGAQAGAIPGWHPDTNVRGEYNNSPSADSWPGYPRQAYVTYGGFDWATATVGGLWDAMLAEGKLFTITSNSDVHRVAQDTWANGAWPPGQDFDDTGRLPDPYDTKEPQPGGDFWPGQFSRTHVGVTRYGYRQVMEGLRAGRVWVDHGHLVDGIDVKVRGERGHSATLGGRLRARRGERLTLTVTVTAASRRNPYGVLPRLEHVDVIRGAVRGPAADRDDWHAPDTRVAHTSDVSGRRGTYTLRIPLGRADEPFYLRLRGSDGRRNGAGFLGAAIDPHGPQPHEPGKGNPWLDTWFYTNPVFVDVVR, via the coding sequence ATGTACCGCCCCGTGCCCGAATGGGCCGACCCCCAGGTGCCCGCGGAATCGCTCGACCCCCAGGGGCTCAGCCGGCGAGGGCTGATGCGCCGCGCCGGCCTGTTCGGAGCGGCCTTCGCCGCCGCCTCGCTGCCGCTGCCCGCACTGGCCAACGGGCGGGGAAACCGGCCCCACGGAAACGGCAACGGACAGGGGAACGGCAACGGGAACGGCAACGGGGGAGGCAACGGGCAAGCCCCCAATCTGGTCTACCTGGTCGGGGACCACCACAACCACTCCGTCTACAGTCACGACGCCAAGTACACCTTCTCCCAACTCGCCTCGGCAGGACAGAAGTTCGGCCTCGACTGGATGGTATTCACCGAGCACAGCAACATCGGCCACGCCGAGCGCGGCGCCGCGCTCGAACACCGGGAGATCCTGCGGGCCCGCGCCGAGAACAAGCGCATGCTGATCTTCCAGGGACTGGAGTGGTACATCCCCGGCGCCGAGCACTGCACCGTCTTCTCGCCGCCCGGACGGCACGAGGTCGACCTGCTCACCCGCTTCGAGGAGGCCTTCGACGGCAAGCTGCTCGGCTACACGGCCGGCGCCCCGACGCACCCCGACACCCCGCGCAACGAGGCGCACGCGATCAAGGCCCTCAAATGGCTGGCCGAGCAGCGCCGCACCCGGTACGTCGACGACGTCCTCGTCCTCGCCAACCACCCCATGCGGCTCGGCATCGACTCCCCGCACGAGATGCGCGGCTGGCGCGACGCCGCCCCCGAGATCATGATCGGCATGGAGGGCGCCCCCGGCGCCCAGGCCGGTGCGATCCCGGGCTGGCATCCGGACACCAACGTCCGCGGCGAGTACAACAACTCGCCCTCCGCCGACTCCTGGCCCGGCTACCCGCGCCAGGCGTACGTCACCTACGGCGGCTTCGACTGGGCGACCGCGACCGTCGGCGGCCTGTGGGACGCGATGCTGGCGGAGGGCAAGCTCTTCACCATCACCTCCAACTCCGACGTCCACCGCGTCGCACAGGACACCTGGGCCAACGGCGCCTGGCCGCCCGGCCAGGACTTCGACGACACCGGCCGCCTCCCCGACCCGTACGACACCAAGGAGCCGCAGCCCGGCGGCGACTTCTGGCCCGGCCAGTTCAGCCGCACGCACGTCGGCGTCACCCGGTACGGCTACCGGCAGGTGATGGAGGGGCTGCGGGCCGGCCGGGTCTGGGTCGACCACGGCCACCTCGTCGACGGCATCGACGTCAAGGTGCGCGGCGAGCGCGGCCACAGCGCCACGCTCGGCGGCCGGCTGCGCGCCCGGCGCGGCGAGCGGCTCACCCTCACCGTCACGGTGACCGCGGCCTCCCGCCGCAACCCGTACGGCGTGCTGCCGCGCCTGGAGCACGTCGACGTCATCCGCGGCGCGGTCCGCGGCCCGGCCGCCGACCGCGACGACTGGCACGCCCCGGACACCCGGGTCGCCCACACCTCCGACGTGTCGGGCCGCCGCGGCACGTACACCCTGCGCATCCCGCTCGGGCGCGCGGACGAACCGTTCTACCTGCGGCTGCGCGGCAGCGACGGCAGGCGCAACGGGGCGGGCTTCCTCGGTGCGGCGATCGACCCGCACGGCCCGCAGCCGCACGAGCCCGGCAAGGGCAACCCGTGGCTCGACACCTGGTTCTACACCAACCCGGTCTTCGTGGACGTGGTGCGCTGA
- a CDS encoding DUF1876 domain-containing protein, giving the protein MTRTLEWRLRLGLTEDDGTTRAEAVLDTGAMKLTGHGVARCNPQDVDVPAIGDELAASRAMKDVAAQLMRVADKDLETVGAGPASGPVSPPYAWSDTTG; this is encoded by the coding sequence ATGACCCGCACACTGGAGTGGCGGCTCCGCCTCGGGCTGACCGAGGACGACGGGACGACCAGGGCCGAGGCGGTGCTGGACACCGGCGCCATGAAGCTCACCGGGCACGGGGTCGCCCGCTGCAACCCGCAGGACGTGGACGTGCCCGCCATCGGTGACGAACTCGCGGCGAGCCGCGCCATGAAGGACGTCGCCGCACAGCTGATGAGGGTCGCCGACAAGGACCTGGAGACCGTCGGGGCCGGACCCGCGAGCGGACCCGTCTCCCCGCCGTACGCATGGTCCGACACCACGGGCTGA
- a CDS encoding TetR/AcrR family transcriptional regulator, translated as MAYRPTARTEATRLAHRERLLDAARQLLAEGGYAAASVSALARRADVSTGSVYNHFASKQELLAAVFRHVAGHELDAVRKAVRAREGVAEQLRALVEVFSYRALRAPRTAWALLAEPVDPLVEEERLTYRRGYHDLAETIIVAGVDSGELPPQDARLSAAAVIGAVGEALIGPLSPVGVRTDPAPVVEGITMLCLRAVGARSA; from the coding sequence GTGGCCTACCGACCCACCGCCCGTACGGAGGCGACCCGGCTCGCGCACCGCGAGCGGCTGCTCGACGCGGCACGGCAACTGCTGGCCGAGGGTGGCTACGCGGCGGCCAGTGTGTCCGCGCTCGCCCGGCGGGCCGACGTCTCCACCGGCAGCGTGTACAACCACTTCGCCTCCAAGCAGGAGCTGCTGGCCGCGGTCTTCCGGCACGTCGCGGGCCACGAGCTCGACGCGGTGCGCAAGGCCGTACGGGCCCGGGAGGGGGTCGCCGAGCAGTTGCGCGCCCTCGTCGAGGTCTTCTCGTACCGTGCCCTGCGCGCTCCCCGTACGGCCTGGGCGCTGCTGGCCGAGCCGGTCGACCCGCTCGTCGAGGAGGAGCGGCTGACCTACCGGCGCGGCTATCACGACCTCGCCGAGACGATCATCGTCGCCGGTGTCGATTCGGGTGAACTGCCCCCGCAGGACGCCCGGTTGTCGGCCGCCGCCGTGATCGGCGCGGTCGGTGAGGCGCTGATCGGCCCGCTGTCGCCGGTCGGCGTGCGGACCGACCCGGCGCCGGTCGTGGAGGGCATCACGATGCTGTGCCTCAGGGCGGTCGGCGCCAGGAGCGCCTGA
- a CDS encoding PP2C family protein-serine/threonine phosphatase, with amino-acid sequence MNRRRPPRSASAQELLTTLQQLTSRARREVELHQARVELAEALQREMLPASLPARPGLRTAARYTPARSGLDIGGDWYDGFVLPDGSLAFTIGDVQGHDVEAAAFMGQIRVAMRAIATTEADPGEIVGRTNDLLVSVDSGLFATCTFVRLDPKSRELHSARAGHVAAVWATTDGRFGVTSDEGGLPLGIQPGERYPVTRRRLADSGAFVLLTDGVVEGPSFPIDQGLDAVARLVLSRVRADAGELADAVLGAAEQTGHQDDAAVLVVRHGAVPGRE; translated from the coding sequence ATGAACCGGCGTCGTCCTCCCCGCTCGGCCAGCGCCCAGGAGCTGCTCACCACCCTGCAGCAGCTGACGTCCCGGGCGCGCCGCGAGGTGGAGCTGCACCAGGCCCGGGTGGAACTGGCGGAGGCCCTCCAGCGGGAGATGCTGCCCGCCTCGCTGCCCGCCCGGCCGGGGCTCCGGACCGCCGCCCGGTACACCCCGGCCCGCAGTGGGCTGGACATCGGCGGCGACTGGTACGACGGATTCGTGCTGCCGGACGGCTCGCTGGCGTTCACCATCGGGGACGTGCAGGGCCACGACGTCGAGGCGGCCGCGTTCATGGGCCAGATCCGCGTCGCCATGCGGGCCATCGCCACCACCGAGGCGGACCCCGGCGAGATCGTGGGCCGGACCAACGACCTGCTCGTATCGGTGGACTCCGGCCTCTTCGCGACCTGCACGTTCGTCCGTCTCGACCCGAAGTCGCGGGAGTTGCACAGCGCCCGTGCCGGGCATGTCGCGGCGGTGTGGGCCACGACCGACGGGCGCTTCGGCGTCACCAGTGACGAGGGCGGTCTGCCGCTGGGCATCCAGCCGGGCGAGCGTTACCCGGTCACCCGGCGGCGGCTGGCGGACTCCGGGGCGTTCGTGCTGCTCACGGACGGTGTGGTGGAGGGGCCCTCGTTCCCGATCGACCAGGGGCTGGACGCGGTGGCCCGGCTGGTGCTCTCCCGGGTGCGCGCCGACGCCGGGGAGCTGGCCGACGCGGTCCTGGGAGCGGCGGAGCAGACCGGGCACCAGGACGACGCCGCCGTTCTCGTGGTCCGGCACGGGGCCGTTCCCGGCCGGGAGTGA
- a CDS encoding acyl-CoA dehydrogenase family protein: MTVTAHRTGPGATAPAPHPTHEVTNQAPPRTGLDEYGTNPPLVEAVRAFGAARHEPGLHEIGTLVGSERFQTDAELAHTSPPVLRTHDRYGHRVDEIEFHPAYHEIIGAAVAHGTHTAGWADPKPGAAVGRAASFMLFAQVEPGHACPMSMSHAVVPVLQRDPDVGREWLPGLLSRSYDPRTIAPGEKSGLTFGMGMTEKQGGSDVRANTTRAVALASDPEGRAHLLTGHKWFFSAPQSDAFLVLAQAEAGLTCFLVPRVLPDGTRNTIRVQRLKNKLGNKSNASSEVEFDGTWAVRVGEPGRGVPTIIEMVNHTRLDCVLGTTAGMRQSVSEAIWHARHRSAFGARLADQPAMAAVLADLALETEAATWTSLRLAHAYESDSGESEAMFRRLATAVSKYWICKRGPHHAYEALECLGGNGYTEDWPLARRYREQPVMAVWEGSGNVIALDVLRGIARTPQSLDAFWAELDTTAGASDVLDAHVRRVRRELAEDLGDPLAAQTRARATVEGMALALQASLMLRHAPSGSAEAFVAARLGEGRGHQYGILPRGTDAAAIVERHFGAAG; the protein is encoded by the coding sequence ATGACCGTCACCGCACACCGGACCGGCCCCGGGGCCACGGCCCCCGCGCCGCACCCCACCCACGAGGTCACCAACCAGGCTCCGCCCAGGACCGGTCTCGACGAGTACGGCACCAACCCGCCGCTCGTCGAGGCCGTCCGCGCCTTCGGGGCCGCCCGGCACGAACCCGGGCTGCACGAGATCGGCACGCTGGTCGGCTCCGAGCGGTTCCAGACCGACGCGGAACTGGCCCACACCTCCCCGCCCGTCCTGCGCACCCATGACCGATACGGGCACCGCGTCGACGAGATCGAGTTCCACCCCGCGTACCACGAGATCATCGGCGCGGCCGTCGCGCACGGCACGCACACGGCGGGCTGGGCCGACCCGAAGCCCGGCGCGGCGGTGGGGCGGGCGGCCTCGTTCATGCTGTTCGCCCAGGTCGAGCCCGGTCACGCCTGCCCGATGTCCATGTCTCACGCCGTGGTCCCGGTCCTGCAGCGCGATCCGGACGTGGGGCGGGAGTGGCTGCCGGGGCTGCTGAGCCGTTCGTACGACCCCCGCACGATCGCCCCGGGCGAGAAGTCCGGGCTCACCTTCGGCATGGGGATGACGGAGAAGCAGGGTGGCTCCGACGTCCGCGCCAACACCACCCGGGCCGTTGCGCTGGCCTCCGACCCCGAGGGCCGGGCCCATCTGCTGACCGGCCACAAGTGGTTCTTCTCCGCCCCGCAGTCGGACGCCTTCCTGGTCCTGGCCCAGGCCGAGGCCGGGCTCACCTGCTTCCTCGTGCCGCGGGTGCTGCCCGACGGCACCCGCAACACCATCCGCGTCCAGCGGCTGAAGAACAAGCTCGGCAACAAGTCGAACGCCTCCTCCGAGGTGGAGTTCGACGGCACCTGGGCGGTCCGGGTCGGCGAGCCCGGCCGCGGTGTGCCGACCATCATCGAGATGGTCAACCACACCCGGCTGGACTGTGTGCTCGGCACCACCGCGGGCATGCGCCAGTCGGTGTCCGAGGCGATCTGGCACGCCCGCCACCGCAGCGCCTTCGGCGCCCGGCTGGCCGACCAGCCGGCCATGGCGGCGGTCCTGGCCGACCTGGCGCTGGAGACGGAGGCGGCGACCTGGACCTCGCTGCGCCTGGCGCACGCGTACGAGAGCGACAGCGGCGAGTCCGAGGCGATGTTCCGCCGGCTGGCCACCGCCGTGTCGAAGTACTGGATCTGCAAGCGCGGTCCGCACCACGCCTACGAGGCGCTGGAGTGCCTGGGCGGCAACGGCTACACCGAGGACTGGCCACTGGCCCGCCGCTACCGCGAGCAGCCGGTGATGGCGGTGTGGGAGGGGTCCGGCAACGTCATCGCCCTCGACGTGCTCCGGGGGATCGCCAGGACCCCGCAGTCGCTGGACGCCTTCTGGGCCGAGCTGGACACCACGGCGGGCGCCAGTGACGTGCTGGACGCGCATGTGCGCCGGGTGCGCCGGGAACTCGCGGAGGACCTGGGCGACCCGCTCGCCGCGCAGACCCGGGCCCGTGCCACGGTCGAGGGCATGGCACTGGCCCTGCAGGCCTCGCTGATGCTCCGGCACGCCCCCTCGGGATCGGCCGAGGCGTTCGTCGCCGCCCGGCTCGGCGAGGGCCGCGGCCACCAGTACGGCATCCTGCCGCGCGGCACCGACGCGGCGGCGATCGTGGAGCGGCACTTCGGCGCCGCCGGCTGA